Proteins encoded in a region of the Patagioenas fasciata isolate bPatFas1 chromosome 21, bPatFas1.hap1, whole genome shotgun sequence genome:
- the BCAS2 gene encoding pre-mRNA-splicing factor SPF27, which translates to MAGPGLVAGDVVVDALPYFDQGYEAPGVREAAAALVEEETRRYRPTKNYLSYLPAHDYSAFETEIMRNEFERLAARQPLELLSMKRYELPAPSSGQKNDITAWQECVNNSMAQLEHQAVRIENLELMSQHGCNAWKVYNEHLVHMIEQAQKELQKLRKNIQDLNWQRKNMQLTAGAKLREMESTWVSLVSKNYEIERTIVQLENEISQIKQQHGEANKENIQQEFQ; encoded by the exons ATGGCGGGCCCGGGGCTGGTGGCCGGGGACGTGGTGGTGGACGCGCTGCCCTATTTCGACCAGGGCTACGAGGCGCCGGGGGTCCGGGAGGCG GCTGCGGCGCTGGTGGAGGAGGAGACGCGGCGGTACCGGCCGACGAAGAATTACCTCAGTTACCTGCCGGCGCACGACTACAGCGCCTTTGAG ACCGAGATCATGCGGAACGAGTTCGAGCGCCTGGCAGCCCGGCAGCCCCTGGAGCTGCTCAGCATGAAGAG GTACGAGCTGCCGGCCCCGTCCTCCGGCCAGAAGAACGACATCACGGCGTGGCAGGAGTGCGTGAACAACTCCATGGCGCAGCTGGAGCACCAGGCCGTCCGCATCGAGAACCTGGAGTTAATGTCGCAGCACGGCTGTAATGCCTGGAAGGTGTACAACGA ACATCTGGTTCATATGATAGAACAAGCCCAGAAAGAGCTTCAGAAGTTGAG AAAAAACATTCAGGATCTGAACTGGCAACGAAAGAACATGCAGCTCACAGCTGGCGCGAAGCTGCGAGAAATGGAATCTAC atGGGTCTCTCTTGTCAGTAAAAATTATGAGATTGAACGAACTATTGTGCAGCTAGAAAATGAAATTTCACAAATCAAACAGCAGCACGGGGAAGCAAACAAGGAGAATATACAGCAAGAATTCCAGTGA